A stretch of Elgaria multicarinata webbii isolate HBS135686 ecotype San Diego chromosome 5, rElgMul1.1.pri, whole genome shotgun sequence DNA encodes these proteins:
- the F7 gene encoding coagulation factor VII: MVSCNCNTLFFCLSLVYPLSLAAVFLQHKQASNVLQRNKRANTFFEELKAGSLERECLEEKCSFEEAREVFKDDKRTMEFWTRYTDPNQCVSNPCQNGGTCTDQHQAYVCICPVDYEGKNCETGPETILKCYYNNGNCEQYCTDTPNTLRQCFCAEGYKLGNDQVSCIPEVDYPCGKIPILAKKGLSRQGRIVGGYTCPHGECPWQALILHGLQEKCGGVLLAPSWVLTAAHCLNHVHQSALTIKLGKHKVNRAEESEQKSKVAEMFIHEKYTAKTVDNDIALLRLATPVNFTDYVVPICLPQPRFAARILSFVEYSTVSGWGRLLEGGATSVALMRVQVPKMHKPECVQHTRFNISNNMFCAGYLNGTKDACEGDSGGPHVTKYKDTWFLTGIVSWGRGCAAVGTYGVYTKVFKYFEWINNHMDC, from the exons ATGGTTTCCTGTAACTGCAACACTCTGTTTTTCTGTCTTTCACTAGTATATCCGCTTTCACTGGCTGCAG TCTTCTTACagcacaagcaagcaagcaatgtgCTACAAAGGAATAAGAGAGCCAATACCTTCTTCGAAGAATTAAAAGCGGGTTCACTGGAGCGAGAATGCCTAGAAGAGAAATGTTCATTcgaagaagcaagagaagtcTTCAAAGATGACAAAAGGACT ATGGAATTCTGGACACGCTACACAG ATCCTAATCAGTGTGTCTCCAACCCTTGCCAGAATGGTGGGACATGTACTGACCAGCACCAAGCATATGTTTGCATTTGTCCTGTAGATTATGAGGGCAAAAACTGTGAAACAG GCCCAGAAACCATATTAAAGTGCTATTATAACAACGGCAATTGTGAACAGTACTGCACAGATACTCCAAACACATTACGGCAGTGTTTTTGTGCAGAGGGATACAAGCTCGGGAATGATCAAGTATCTTGCATCCCGGAAG TTGATTATCCTTGTGGGAAAATACCCATTTTGGCAAAAAAAGGGTTGAGTCGGCAAGGAAGAATCGTAGGAGGTTATACTTGTCCTCATGGTGAATGCCCATGGCAA gCTCTCATATTACATGGTTTACAGGAAAAATGTGGAGGTGTTCTGCTTGCTCCATCTTGGGTTCTTACTGCAGCCCATTGCTTAAACCATGTGCACCAATCAGCACTCACGATAAAACTGG GCAAACACAAAGTAAACAGGGCAGAGGAAAGTGAACAGAAGAGCAAAGTGGCTGAAATGTTTATCCATGAAAAATACACTGCCAAAACCGTGGACAACGACATTGCCTTGCTGCGCTTAGCGACCCCGGTGAACTTCACCGATTATGTGGTGCCCATATGTTTGCCCCAGCCACGGTTCGCTGCCCGCATCCTGAGCTTTGTGGAATACTCCACTGTGAGTGGATGGGGACGTCTCTTAGAAGGCGGGGCTACTTCGGTGGCACTTATGCGCGTGCAGGTCCCCAAAATGCATAAGCCAGAATGTGTTCAGCACACTAGATTCAATATCAGCAATAACATGTTTTGTGCCGGGTACCTTAATGGGACGAAAGATGCTTGCGAAGGGGACAGTGGTGGACCTCATGTCACAAAGTACAAGGATACTTGGTTTCTAACGGGCATTGTGAGCTGGGGTAGGGGTTGTGCAGCAGTGGGCACGTATGGAGTTTACACAAAAGTGTTCAAATACTTTGAATGGATCAACAATCACATGGATTGCTAA